One window of Acidobacteriaceae bacterium genomic DNA carries:
- a CDS encoding outer membrane beta-barrel protein, with product MKHAVRLFVSSVLIFAACVASAQSAPEVQQTPVSIEQLQREIDSLQRQLNALKSQSAATGTQASAPPPSLPIGTDASVARPAGAPEEGTVQTAHTEAPATHPAPDRRHSEPFAFADFTWLNGNPRTKDTPYATEFFTPEIRADVSYTYDFRHPADDTIGGSSEVFRAQEVVLDDLGIGGDFHLDNVHARVLSQIGLYSTATPRNDASPTRGQWDLADAYRYVSEANAGYHFNVQHGLNVDGGIFLSYVGLFSFYQFDNWAYQPSYVSSNTPWFFTGARVQYFPTEKLKIEPWFINGWQSYGRFNNRPGLGGQLLWRPNDKFQFIGNQYGYGEDALGVSSRTRYHTDDSIEYKYLDRPYGLLSKAALSLTGDAGCESGGGVSCHGNTVQGPKQSFLGFMEYNRFWFKHDQYGLTLGGGRINNPGRYLVLLPPINGATAASGTQYFTENPGDPFKAWDASVTADYMPSQYITWRLEYNHRAANVPYFAGPGGITPPNGNQGAPGSQVEGWSPDLRKSENRMTAAILVKF from the coding sequence ATGAAACACGCGGTAAGACTTTTCGTCTCCTCTGTTCTCATCTTCGCCGCATGTGTTGCGTCGGCCCAGAGCGCGCCGGAAGTGCAGCAAACGCCGGTCAGTATCGAGCAGCTACAGCGGGAGATTGACTCTCTTCAGCGCCAACTCAATGCGCTAAAGAGTCAAAGTGCGGCGACAGGAACGCAGGCGTCCGCGCCACCGCCGTCTCTTCCCATCGGTACTGATGCGTCGGTTGCACGGCCCGCAGGCGCGCCTGAAGAGGGAACTGTTCAGACGGCGCACACGGAGGCGCCGGCGACACATCCTGCTCCTGATCGTCGTCACAGTGAGCCGTTCGCGTTCGCAGACTTCACGTGGTTGAACGGCAATCCGCGCACCAAGGACACGCCATATGCGACGGAGTTCTTCACGCCGGAGATCCGCGCTGACGTGAGCTATACGTACGATTTCCGGCACCCTGCAGATGACACGATCGGCGGCTCCAGCGAGGTATTTCGCGCGCAGGAAGTAGTGCTCGACGATCTGGGCATCGGTGGCGATTTCCACCTCGATAACGTGCACGCGCGGGTACTCAGTCAGATTGGGCTTTACTCAACCGCCACGCCTCGTAACGACGCGAGTCCGACGCGCGGACAGTGGGACCTGGCTGATGCCTACCGTTATGTCTCTGAGGCAAACGCCGGATACCACTTCAACGTGCAGCACGGCCTCAACGTTGATGGCGGCATCTTTCTTTCCTATGTGGGTCTGTTCTCGTTCTACCAGTTTGATAACTGGGCGTATCAGCCATCGTATGTGTCGTCTAATACGCCATGGTTTTTCACCGGCGCGCGCGTCCAGTATTTTCCGACAGAGAAGCTGAAGATTGAGCCGTGGTTCATCAATGGCTGGCAGTCGTACGGCCGCTTCAACAATCGCCCCGGGTTGGGCGGTCAATTGCTCTGGAGACCGAACGACAAGTTTCAGTTCATCGGCAATCAGTATGGCTACGGCGAGGACGCTCTTGGCGTATCCAGTCGCACTCGCTATCACACCGATGACAGCATTGAGTACAAGTATCTCGACCGGCCGTACGGGCTCTTGAGTAAGGCTGCGTTAAGTCTCACGGGCGATGCCGGATGCGAAAGCGGCGGCGGCGTGAGTTGTCATGGCAACACCGTGCAAGGACCCAAGCAGAGTTTTCTGGGATTCATGGAGTACAACCGATTCTGGTTCAAACACGATCAGTACGGGCTGACACTCGGCGGTGGTCGCATCAACAATCCTGGCCGGTATCTTGTGCTGCTGCCGCCGATCAACGGCGCGACCGCGGCATCGGGTACGCAATACTTCACGGAGAATCCTGGCGATCCGTTCAAGGCCTGGGACGCTTCCGTCACGGCCGACTACATGCCGAGCCAATACATCACCTGGCGGTTGGAGTACAACCACCGCGCGGCAAACGTGCCGTACTTTGCGGGCCCAGGTGGAATTACTCCACCAAATGGAAACCAGGGTGCTCCCGGGTCGCAGGTTGAAGGCTGGAGTCCGGATCTTCGCAAATCGGAGAACCGTATGACTGCGGCGATTCTAGTGAAGTTTTGA
- a CDS encoding response regulator transcription factor translates to MQPSHGAKILVVDDERQIVRMLRASLQSSGYEVAVATNGIEALDRLAADHPDLVITDLAMPEMNGLELTRAIRRGAQTPIIVLSVRDSDGMKVQALDEGADDYLTKPFSMPELLARVRAQLRRLPSAAEQQSRIEAGDFVIDRDAHSVLLRGDSVRLTPKEFDLLWFLSRSPGRVLTHKVLLRAIWGPAGDEQPDYLRVLIANLRKKIERDPGKPSYIQSEPWVGYRFLPSGQDATDDDTPIAS, encoded by the coding sequence GTGCAACCATCTCACGGAGCGAAGATTCTTGTTGTTGATGATGAGCGGCAGATTGTGCGCATGCTCCGCGCGTCTTTGCAGAGCAGTGGATATGAGGTTGCGGTGGCGACCAATGGCATCGAGGCGCTGGACCGCCTCGCAGCGGATCACCCGGACCTCGTGATTACTGACCTTGCCATGCCGGAGATGAATGGACTTGAACTGACGCGGGCGATTCGACGAGGCGCGCAGACGCCGATCATCGTTTTGAGCGTGCGCGACAGCGACGGGATGAAGGTACAGGCGCTGGATGAAGGAGCGGATGACTACCTGACAAAGCCGTTCAGCATGCCTGAGCTGCTTGCTCGTGTTCGGGCGCAACTGCGCCGGCTGCCATCCGCGGCGGAACAGCAGAGCCGCATCGAGGCCGGTGACTTTGTCATCGATCGCGATGCGCATTCGGTGCTGTTGCGCGGTGATTCGGTTCGCCTGACGCCCAAGGAGTTCGATCTTCTCTGGTTCTTATCCCGATCTCCGGGACGCGTGCTTACGCACAAGGTGCTGCTTCGAGCGATCTGGGGGCCCGCAGGTGATGAGCAACCCGACTACCTGCGCGTGCTCATCGCGAATCTGCGCAAGAAGATCGAGCGCGATCCAGGCAAGCCCAGCTACATCCAAAGCGAGCCTTGGGTGGGATACCGATTTCTTCCATCGGGTCAAGACGCAACGGATGACGACACTCCTATAGCTTCTTAA
- a CDS encoding ATP-binding protein, which produces MHSRRSISVIRWLLAFGALAGIVAVYRRWFHVNTTTVALTLLLLILVLAAEWGLRYAVLISVAATILYNYYFLPPIDTFTISDPQNWLALLAFLTTAIIASRLSQRARDEARDAKLRQRELEVLFRLSREFLQPEHAGSLWANVPHAALDVTSARTAMLYLLDGDRLYQAGDTASEIELPHLHNLASTLSDVRDDVSELVIPIRTGVRPKGVLVLRGASLSKATAQAIGSLISISMERAQALESIAHNEAAKESERLRTLMIDSITHELRTPLTSIKGAATALLANSVENGQQYELLSIIDEECDRLNKLVSEAVEMAQLDAQQVQMHFAPIRVADVVANALQICSGVEERHTLVINIDERLEMRADPVMFQKVICNLLENADKYSKPNTPITITAQTNGRNVVISVADRGIGIEPSEQPLIFERFYRARSQAESSSGTGMGLAISRAIVEAHGGTIQVTSQVGQGSVFTVIVPSVAQNSDHTS; this is translated from the coding sequence GTGCACTCTCGCCGTTCGATTTCCGTTATACGCTGGCTGCTTGCCTTCGGCGCTCTGGCCGGAATTGTAGCCGTGTACCGGCGTTGGTTTCATGTCAACACCACTACCGTTGCGCTCACGTTGCTCCTGCTCATCCTCGTTCTCGCAGCGGAATGGGGCCTCAGATATGCAGTACTCATCTCCGTAGCAGCGACAATACTCTACAACTACTATTTCCTCCCCCCGATCGATACCTTCACGATCTCGGACCCTCAAAATTGGCTCGCACTGCTTGCCTTTCTGACAACCGCGATCATAGCCAGCCGATTGTCGCAACGCGCGCGCGACGAGGCCAGAGACGCAAAGCTTCGGCAACGCGAATTGGAAGTGCTGTTTCGTTTAAGCCGGGAGTTTCTTCAGCCAGAACATGCCGGAAGCCTGTGGGCAAACGTGCCTCATGCTGCTCTTGATGTCACGTCCGCCAGAACAGCCATGCTTTATCTTCTCGATGGAGATCGTCTCTATCAGGCCGGCGATACAGCTTCGGAGATCGAGCTGCCGCACCTCCACAACTTAGCTTCTACGTTATCGGATGTTCGCGACGACGTCTCCGAACTGGTTATCCCTATTAGGACTGGAGTCCGCCCGAAGGGCGTATTGGTGCTACGCGGAGCCTCGCTATCGAAAGCAACTGCACAGGCAATAGGAAGCCTCATCTCTATTTCGATGGAACGCGCTCAGGCTCTGGAGAGTATCGCGCACAACGAAGCAGCAAAAGAAAGCGAGCGGCTGAGGACCTTGATGATCGACTCCATCACGCATGAGCTGCGAACGCCGCTGACGTCGATAAAAGGAGCGGCCACCGCGCTCTTGGCAAACAGTGTCGAAAACGGGCAGCAATACGAGTTACTCAGCATCATTGATGAAGAGTGCGATCGCCTTAACAAGCTTGTCTCCGAGGCAGTGGAGATGGCCCAGCTCGATGCGCAACAGGTTCAAATGCACTTCGCCCCGATTCGCGTGGCGGATGTTGTCGCAAATGCCCTCCAGATATGCTCCGGTGTCGAGGAGCGGCACACCCTGGTCATAAATATCGATGAACGACTGGAGATGCGCGCAGATCCGGTAATGTTCCAGAAAGTCATCTGCAATCTTTTGGAGAATGCTGACAAATACTCAAAACCGAACACCCCGATCACCATCACCGCGCAGACAAACGGTCGGAACGTGGTCATTAGCGTCGCGGATCGCGGAATCGGAATTGAACCTTCCGAGCAGCCTCTGATCTTCGAACGGTTTTACCGCGCCAGATCACAGGCAGAATCCAGTTCCGGCACCGGCATGGGTCTTGCCATTAGTCGTGCTATCGTCGAGGCGCACGGCGGCACTATCCAGGTAACAAGTCAGGTCGGCCAGGGTTCCGTCTTCACCGTGATCGTCCCAAGTGTTGCACAAAACAGCGATCACACCTCCTAG
- a CDS encoding universal stress protein has translation MEANRKSAEDWLLSSAEAEKKRGRFKVFLGYAPGVGKTFSMLSEGVRRRSRGEDVVIGIVETHGRAVTAELAAKLEQVPRKEINYKGTLFSEMDVDAILARMPQVALIDELAHTNIEGSRNAKRYEDVLLLLEKDIDVLSTVNIQHVESLAPQVQSLTGIAVRETVPDWVLDRADEIVMSDLTPEALVTRMRRGDIYPMERVERSLTNFFRRGNLIALREMALHRVARAVDRNLDDYVRRKNLGPHWAVAEKVAVCISASRQARDLIARGAKLAQALDAELYVLHVQDGRDEDEERKRTLESSLQFARNLGAAIVPLTGTDTARVTAAFVRENRITQTIVGRSAVRGLRSYLYYLAIQKFMSEAPHVDLHIVTQEKH, from the coding sequence GTGGAGGCGAATAGAAAGTCGGCCGAGGACTGGCTTCTCAGTAGTGCGGAGGCTGAAAAGAAGCGTGGACGCTTCAAGGTCTTCCTTGGCTACGCGCCGGGCGTCGGTAAAACGTTCAGCATGTTGAGCGAGGGAGTTCGCCGCCGGAGCCGCGGAGAAGATGTCGTGATTGGGATCGTGGAGACACACGGTCGAGCAGTGACGGCCGAGCTTGCCGCAAAGCTGGAGCAGGTTCCGCGCAAGGAGATCAATTACAAGGGAACGCTGTTCAGCGAGATGGATGTAGACGCGATCCTTGCGCGCATGCCGCAGGTTGCGCTCATCGACGAACTTGCACACACCAACATCGAAGGCAGCCGCAATGCGAAACGCTATGAAGATGTTCTGCTGTTGCTGGAGAAGGATATAGACGTTCTCAGTACGGTGAACATCCAGCACGTGGAAAGCCTCGCACCACAGGTGCAATCGTTGACCGGCATCGCGGTCCGTGAGACTGTCCCCGATTGGGTTCTTGACCGCGCCGACGAGATTGTCATGAGTGACCTGACGCCGGAAGCGCTCGTGACGAGGATGCGACGGGGTGATATTTATCCCATGGAGCGCGTCGAACGGTCACTTACGAACTTTTTCCGGCGCGGCAATCTCATCGCCCTGCGCGAAATGGCGCTGCACCGCGTAGCGCGTGCAGTAGACCGCAATCTGGACGACTACGTGCGAAGGAAGAATCTCGGCCCACATTGGGCGGTGGCCGAGAAGGTTGCAGTCTGCATCAGCGCAAGCCGGCAGGCGAGAGACTTGATCGCTCGCGGCGCCAAGCTCGCACAGGCGCTCGATGCGGAACTGTATGTCCTGCACGTTCAGGATGGCCGAGATGAAGACGAAGAACGCAAGCGAACGCTGGAGTCCAGCCTGCAGTTCGCGAGGAATCTCGGCGCAGCCATTGTTCCGCTGACCGGCACAGACACGGCCCGTGTTACTGCGGCTTTCGTGCGGGAGAACCGCATTACGCAGACTATCGTTGGACGTTCCGCAGTGCGTGGGCTTCGAAGCTATCTGTATTATCTGGCTATCCAGAAGTTCATGTCCGAAGCCCCGCATGTGGACTTGCATATTGTTACGCAGGAGAAGCATTAA